Proteins from one Candidatus Binatia bacterium genomic window:
- a CDS encoding HAMP domain-containing sensor histidine kinase, which yields MRLIHKLTLALASVSLPLAVVSVGVTLFIQAEIQELGNFHTPNLYYIQTIASETLGAIEESFAYLASGDTKEKEHFLAWARKFPARMGEFETSAALGHDEEDTDTLIYRKIMADYHALLENADAMFREYEFAGKLSEPFYGRYEDAVNRLRAGVEELVRYEKTEVDHAQAEALHVIQRSREAVIFLALLSVVLALLAGFVLSRAISGPVSRLRSASAEISRGEFDVEIPTQSKDEIGDLGRSISQMAQELKKRHEELEESNAVLARQAAELETANKTQADFMAMIVHDLRAPMSNVVGVATMMEDGYMGSLTDEQRKWIGKIKSNTDNLVALVNDYLDVSKLEAGRIDLSRGQVDLNVLLRNTIENFAPLATDKRISLTSGTDVSLPAIQADARRLEQVLNNLLSNALKFTPEGGEIELGASADGAEAKIWVKDTGVGIASEELGRVFEKYRQSASGKISNHKGTGLGLVICKMIVEAHGGKIWGESEEGEGTKFTFTMPLDQGKNRSVGEKIEESCADA from the coding sequence ATGAGGTTGATTCATAAATTGACGTTGGCTCTGGCCTCTGTTTCCCTGCCCCTCGCGGTGGTCAGCGTCGGCGTCACTCTTTTCATCCAAGCGGAAATCCAGGAGCTGGGAAATTTTCATACGCCGAACCTTTACTATATTCAGACCATCGCGTCGGAGACTCTAGGCGCCATCGAGGAAAGTTTTGCCTATCTTGCTTCCGGCGATACGAAAGAGAAAGAGCATTTTCTCGCGTGGGCCCGTAAATTTCCGGCCCGGATGGGTGAATTTGAGACATCAGCAGCGCTGGGACACGATGAGGAAGACACGGACACATTGATCTACCGAAAAATCATGGCGGACTATCATGCCTTGTTGGAAAATGCCGACGCGATGTTCCGGGAGTATGAATTCGCGGGGAAGCTGAGCGAGCCGTTTTACGGCCGATACGAGGACGCGGTTAACCGGCTGCGCGCAGGCGTTGAGGAGCTGGTCCGGTACGAGAAAACCGAGGTGGATCACGCGCAGGCGGAGGCCCTCCACGTCATCCAACGGAGCCGCGAGGCGGTGATCTTTCTTGCGCTTTTGTCGGTGGTCCTGGCGCTCTTAGCGGGATTCGTTCTTAGCCGCGCGATCAGCGGGCCCGTTTCAAGGCTCCGGTCGGCGAGCGCGGAAATTTCCCGCGGCGAGTTCGATGTCGAGATTCCAACCCAATCCAAGGATGAGATTGGCGATCTGGGCAGAAGCATCTCCCAAATGGCGCAGGAGTTGAAGAAGCGACATGAAGAGCTCGAGGAATCGAACGCTGTCTTGGCCCGCCAAGCCGCCGAGCTGGAGACTGCCAACAAAACGCAGGCCGATTTCATGGCGATGATCGTACACGATCTTCGCGCGCCGATGTCGAACGTGGTCGGAGTCGCCACGATGATGGAGGACGGATACATGGGGAGCCTGACCGACGAGCAGAGAAAGTGGATCGGCAAGATCAAAAGCAACACGGACAATCTCGTCGCTCTGGTGAACGATTATCTGGACGTCTCAAAACTGGAAGCCGGGCGTATTGACCTTTCTCGGGGGCAGGTCGATCTGAACGTGCTGCTGCGTAATACGATCGAAAACTTCGCTCCCTTAGCCACCGACAAGCGGATCTCCTTGACTTCCGGGACGGACGTTTCCCTGCCCGCTATCCAGGCGGACGCCCGGCGGCTCGAACAGGTGCTGAACAATCTCCTCAGCAACGCGCTCAAGTTCACGCCGGAAGGCGGCGAGATCGAGCTGGGCGCGTCGGCGGACGGCGCGGAAGCGAAGATTTGGGTCAAAGATACCGGCGTGGGCATCGCCTCTGAAGAGCTCGGGCGGGTTTTCGAGAAGTACCGGCAGAGCGCCAGTGGAAAGATTTCCAACCACAAAGGAACGGGCTTGGGTCTGGTCATCTGCAAAATGATCGTCGAGGCGCACGGCGGGAAAATTTGGGGGGAAAGCGAAGAGGGAGAAGGGACCAAGTTCACTTTTACGATGCCATTGGATCAAGGCAAAAACCGAAGCGTGGGCGAAAAAATCGAGGAATCATGCGCCGACGCTTGA
- a CDS encoding aminotransferase class IV: MPEIERTACFSVDEALARLRGAAHAKSGGFYAMYSTVLGGIVTDPALMVLPLDDHMVHRGHAVFDTAILANGMLYQLDQHIERLARSAEMARIPLPFPPAKLRQIVIDTAAASARRDASVRYWLSAGPGGFGLSPAECIGSSFYVVIFGAEFYPESIYAAGLKVVTSTVPIKPPFFARVKSTNYLPNVLVVLEAKDHGADNGIFIDGRGMVAEGSNMNVAFVTRERVFRHPPFEAILSGITVQRLLQLARRLVEQGELSDIRLGDITVAEGRDAAEMILVGSSVKVAPVVQWDGRPIGDGKPGPITKKLLQLWREDVRGATDQLIPVPYARE, translated from the coding sequence ATGCCGGAGATCGAACGGACGGCCTGCTTTAGCGTCGATGAGGCCCTGGCGCGCTTGCGCGGGGCGGCCCACGCCAAATCGGGCGGCTTTTACGCCATGTATTCGACCGTGCTGGGCGGGATCGTCACCGACCCGGCGCTCATGGTCCTGCCCCTCGACGACCACATGGTCCACCGCGGCCACGCCGTTTTCGACACGGCCATCCTGGCGAACGGCATGCTCTACCAGCTCGATCAGCACATAGAGCGCCTGGCGCGCTCGGCGGAGATGGCGCGCATCCCCTTGCCGTTCCCGCCAGCGAAGTTGCGTCAAATCGTGATCGACACCGCGGCCGCGAGCGCCCGGCGCGACGCCTCGGTGCGCTACTGGCTGTCGGCCGGCCCCGGCGGCTTCGGCCTGTCGCCCGCCGAGTGCATCGGCAGCAGCTTTTACGTCGTGATCTTTGGCGCGGAATTTTATCCCGAGTCGATCTATGCCGCGGGGCTCAAGGTCGTGACCAGCACCGTCCCGATCAAGCCGCCGTTTTTTGCCCGGGTCAAATCGACGAATTATCTCCCCAACGTGCTCGTGGTGCTCGAAGCCAAAGACCACGGCGCCGACAACGGCATTTTCATCGACGGCCGCGGCATGGTGGCCGAGGGCTCGAACATGAACGTCGCCTTCGTCACCCGCGAGCGGGTCTTTCGCCATCCGCCCTTCGAGGCCATTCTCTCCGGCATCACCGTCCAGCGGCTGCTGCAATTGGCGCGGCGGCTCGTCGAGCAAGGCGAGCTCAGCGATATCCGGCTCGGCGACATCACGGTCGCCGAAGGCCGCGACGCGGCGGAGATGATACTGGTCGGTAGCTCGGTCAAAGTGGCGCCGGTAGTTCAGTGGGACGGCCGGCCGATCGGCGACGGCAAGCCGGGTCCGATCACTAAAAAGCTTCTCCAGCTCTGGCGCGAGGATGTCCGTGGCGCAACCGATCAGCTGATCCCCGTCCCTTATGCGCGCGAATAG
- a CDS encoding HEAT repeat domain-containing protein has translation MSDQRIGQLEIHCRERPDDPEALIVLARAYEQAGNPGKALLVYSKAIEKDWGEKAWIDFHVSFYADALASRERILLQIADEASSDPKPDVHAYVACGYAQTGQMEKALAELERAATDFGGGRLPDFLREAYRAVAAGFLLQGLEDRHEWVRCHAAQALAEVGDKSGIPVLVKALKESSWVARESAALALAELGHTAGFTALVDGLKESDSEIRKEAARALLKVGNQSIISELSAALEDHDPNIRTEAIVTLTRLGAASVLPRLRAALKDANWNVRASAAQGLIQLGDASGREFLATALSDPSSYVRQVAAQALAELGDDAGIPVLTQALKDSKWSVRWAAVRGLARLGSPAAAPMLREALKDENWAFRCYAAQALLKMKDETGLPILKGVLGNEHWPSREFAAVALADLGYREGVESLLQGLLSDQDWVRRGSAKALSWLGNRSVVPALIDALGDKRWEVRGLAALTLGWLKDSTAVKPLTDALRDEHWEVRAQIAQALGELRAGAAVPALFAALRDDHWSVRNEAAKAIILILDHPRLPN, from the coding sequence ATGTCAGATCAGCGAATAGGCCAACTTGAGATTCATTGCAGGGAGCGTCCCGACGACCCCGAGGCCCTCATAGTTCTCGCGCGGGCGTACGAACAAGCCGGAAATCCGGGAAAGGCCTTGCTGGTCTACTCCAAAGCGATCGAAAAGGATTGGGGTGAAAAAGCCTGGATCGATTTCCACGTGAGTTTTTATGCCGATGCGCTGGCATCGCGCGAAAGGATTCTTCTCCAGATAGCCGATGAAGCGAGCTCGGATCCCAAGCCGGATGTCCACGCCTACGTGGCGTGCGGCTACGCGCAGACCGGCCAAATGGAAAAGGCGCTGGCGGAGCTCGAACGCGCGGCAACCGATTTCGGCGGCGGGCGTTTACCGGATTTCCTGCGCGAAGCTTACCGCGCGGTCGCTGCCGGCTTCCTCCTCCAAGGGCTCGAAGACCGGCATGAGTGGGTGCGCTGCCATGCGGCTCAGGCGCTGGCCGAAGTGGGAGATAAATCGGGAATCCCCGTTCTTGTGAAGGCGCTCAAAGAATCGAGCTGGGTTGCGCGCGAGAGCGCGGCGCTGGCGCTGGCGGAGTTGGGCCATACGGCGGGGTTTACCGCGCTCGTCGACGGCCTCAAGGAGAGCGACTCGGAGATTCGTAAGGAGGCCGCCAGAGCATTATTGAAGGTGGGAAATCAATCGATCATCTCTGAATTGAGCGCGGCGCTTGAGGACCACGATCCCAACATTCGAACCGAGGCGATCGTCACGCTAACGCGCCTGGGCGCGGCCTCCGTGTTGCCCCGCCTGCGAGCGGCGCTCAAAGATGCCAATTGGAACGTGCGCGCCTCGGCGGCTCAAGGACTGATTCAATTAGGAGACGCCTCCGGCCGGGAGTTTCTCGCCACGGCGTTGAGCGATCCGTCGTCGTATGTGCGGCAGGTGGCCGCGCAGGCATTGGCCGAGCTGGGAGACGACGCGGGAATACCCGTTCTGACGCAGGCGCTAAAAGATTCGAAGTGGAGCGTTAGGTGGGCCGCGGTGCGGGGGTTGGCGCGGCTCGGCAGTCCCGCCGCTGCGCCGATGCTGAGAGAAGCCTTGAAGGACGAGAACTGGGCGTTCCGTTGCTACGCGGCCCAGGCGCTCTTGAAGATGAAAGACGAAACCGGCTTGCCCATTCTCAAAGGAGTCCTCGGCAACGAGCATTGGCCGTCGCGCGAGTTCGCTGCCGTTGCTCTGGCCGATCTCGGGTACAGAGAGGGCGTGGAGTCGTTGCTGCAAGGCTTGCTGAGCGATCAGGATTGGGTGCGCCGGGGATCGGCGAAGGCGCTCTCCTGGCTCGGCAACCGGTCGGTCGTCCCGGCGTTGATCGACGCGCTCGGGGACAAAAGGTGGGAGGTTCGCGGTCTTGCGGCCCTGACGTTGGGCTGGCTCAAAGACAGCACCGCCGTGAAACCGTTGACCGATGCGCTTCGCGACGAGCATTGGGAGGTGCGCGCTCAAATCGCGCAGGCGCTGGGAGAGCTTCGCGCCGGCGCCGCCGTACCGGCGCTTTTCGCCGCGCTCCGAGACGATCATTGGTCCGTGCGCAACGAGGCGGCGAAGGCGATCATCTTGATCCTCGACCATCCCCGTCTGCCAAACTGA
- a CDS encoding adenylate/guanylate cyclase domain-containing protein has translation MEFKKLLRPLAIGAILAALVFTAHQRGLLDVAELKSLDLRFQIRGPVAPKLAIVIVGIDQDSFDELNLPWPWPRTLHAELIRKLSRGKPKLLVFDVLFTEPKPNPREDQALADAIKEAGNVVLAAEHTQVASDFGPRSRLSLPIPLIREHALGYGAVNLVTDRDGIIRSGLLVLPFQEKYFPGLAFQVYRSADNQLSPDQRISPRPYLINFRGPARTYPIVPYYRVLRDEIDPAFFRDKIVLIGALAPSLHDVFPTPFSASRYTAGVEIQANFIDTLAANNPIIPISPWQHSVIFIFLSTAAIWASVHFHPLRATGTVLSLNALYGFAALYAFSFHHLWMPVVPIVLGTILSYGGIILDHYVREQKERMRTRAMLNKYVSSDVAEELLKRRESLGLEGKRRHITVLFSDIRGFTSISEQIGPEQVVSLLSDYLGRVSHIVFKHGGTIDKFIGDAVFAIFGAPKSHGDDAARAIQTGIELIELVEALAPKWTEIIGRPLKVGVGINSGEAVIGSIGSEIRSDFTAIGDTVNLGARLEALTKELGVPMLVSEHTAAELKGAIPLRPLRQVKVQGRDAAILVYCPESLMHGESEHAADMTGPYIQQHK, from the coding sequence ATGGAATTCAAAAAACTGCTTCGCCCGCTGGCGATCGGGGCCATTCTCGCCGCGCTGGTTTTCACGGCTCACCAACGCGGCCTGCTGGACGTAGCCGAGCTGAAAAGTCTCGATTTGAGATTTCAGATTCGCGGCCCCGTCGCGCCAAAGCTTGCTATCGTCATCGTCGGCATCGACCAGGATTCCTTCGACGAGCTGAATCTTCCCTGGCCGTGGCCGCGCACGCTGCACGCCGAATTGATCCGAAAACTATCGCGCGGCAAACCCAAACTCCTCGTATTCGACGTGCTGTTCACCGAGCCCAAGCCGAACCCGCGCGAAGACCAGGCGCTGGCCGACGCGATCAAGGAAGCCGGCAACGTCGTCCTGGCCGCCGAACACACTCAGGTCGCCAGCGACTTCGGCCCCAGGAGCCGCCTGAGCCTGCCGATTCCGTTGATCCGGGAGCATGCGCTGGGCTACGGCGCGGTCAATCTCGTGACGGATCGCGACGGAATCATCCGCAGCGGCCTGCTTGTCCTGCCGTTTCAAGAAAAATATTTTCCCGGCCTCGCTTTTCAAGTCTATCGCTCCGCCGACAACCAACTTTCGCCGGACCAACGGATTTCGCCCCGGCCGTACCTGATCAACTTCCGCGGTCCGGCGCGCACCTATCCGATCGTGCCCTACTATCGCGTCCTCAGAGACGAGATCGATCCCGCGTTCTTTCGCGACAAAATCGTGCTCATCGGCGCGCTCGCGCCGAGCCTGCACGACGTCTTCCCGACGCCCTTCAGCGCCAGCCGGTACACCGCCGGCGTTGAAATCCAGGCCAATTTCATCGATACGCTCGCAGCCAACAATCCGATCATTCCGATTTCTCCGTGGCAACATAGCGTGATTTTCATTTTTCTCTCGACCGCGGCGATCTGGGCTTCGGTCCACTTCCATCCGCTCCGAGCTACGGGAACCGTCCTATCGCTGAACGCGCTGTACGGCTTCGCCGCTTTGTACGCGTTTTCCTTTCACCACCTTTGGATGCCGGTAGTCCCCATCGTGCTGGGAACGATTCTGAGCTACGGCGGGATCATTCTCGACCACTACGTCCGCGAGCAGAAGGAGCGGATGCGCACGCGCGCGATGTTGAACAAGTACGTCTCGTCCGACGTGGCCGAGGAGCTTCTCAAGCGCCGGGAGAGCCTGGGGCTGGAGGGCAAGCGGCGCCACATCACCGTGTTGTTCTCGGATATCCGCGGCTTCACCAGCATCTCCGAGCAGATCGGCCCGGAGCAAGTGGTCTCATTGCTGAGCGATTATCTCGGACGGGTGTCGCACATCGTCTTCAAGCACGGCGGCACGATCGACAAGTTCATCGGCGACGCGGTCTTCGCGATCTTCGGCGCGCCGAAATCCCACGGCGACGACGCCGCCCGGGCGATCCAAACCGGCATCGAGCTGATCGAGCTGGTGGAAGCGCTCGCGCCCAAGTGGACCGAAATCATCGGTCGGCCGCTCAAAGTCGGCGTGGGCATCAACTCGGGCGAGGCGGTCATCGGCAGCATCGGCTCGGAGATCCGCTCCGACTTCACCGCCATCGGCGACACGGTCAATCTCGGCGCGCGGCTCGAAGCGCTCACCAAGGAGCTGGGCGTACCGATGCTGGTGAGCGAGCACACCGCCGCGGAGCTGAAGGGCGCGATCCCGCTGCGTCCCCTGCGCCAGGTGAAAGTGCAGGGACGCGACGCGGCGATCCTGGTGTATTGTCCCGAGTCGCTCATGCACGGCGAGTCCGAGCACGCCGCGGACATGACGGGTCCCTATATCCAGCAGCACAAGTAA
- the tadA gene encoding tRNA adenosine(34) deaminase TadA gives MDEITQLAAVRDRFYMDLALNEAREAAAAGEIPVGAVVVCAGKAIARDHNRRETLQDPTAHAEVLALQAASLHLKSWRLEDCSLYVTLEPCVMCVGAILQARIARLVFGCLDPKAGAVESLYRLCEDSRLNHTLPVTRGVMENECSAILSEFFADLRKKKLSALSFFDGGEAGPLKADR, from the coding sequence ATGGATGAGATCACGCAACTCGCCGCCGTTCGAGATCGCTTCTATATGGATCTGGCTCTCAACGAAGCGCGTGAGGCGGCCGCCGCGGGAGAAATCCCGGTCGGCGCGGTCGTAGTATGCGCCGGGAAAGCGATAGCGCGCGATCACAATCGCCGTGAGACGCTGCAAGATCCCACGGCGCACGCGGAAGTGCTGGCGCTGCAAGCGGCGTCATTGCACCTGAAAAGCTGGCGTCTTGAAGACTGCTCGCTCTACGTCACGCTCGAGCCGTGCGTCATGTGCGTCGGCGCGATCTTGCAGGCGCGCATCGCGCGCTTGGTATTCGGCTGTCTCGATCCCAAAGCCGGTGCGGTAGAGTCTCTCTATCGGCTCTGCGAGGATTCCCGGCTGAATCACACGCTGCCCGTGACCCGCGGCGTGATGGAGAACGAGTGCAGCGCGATCTTGAGTGAATTCTTCGCCGATCTGAGGAAGAAGAAGTTATCAGCGTTGAGCTTTTTTGACGGTGGGGAAGCGGGGCCGCTGAAAGCTGACCGCTGA
- a CDS encoding XRE family transcriptional regulator translates to MAKTLAEKMKTIGEDRRKKIEARAAFLIAEETTLRDLREALDLTQQQVASSLHISQDGVSRLERRTDFLISTLRNFVKAMGGQLHVVANFPNRPPVELSGFANMKIAHRKRREEDARE, encoded by the coding sequence ATGGCTAAAACATTGGCAGAAAAAATGAAAACAATCGGCGAGGACCGCCGGAAAAAGATTGAGGCTCGTGCTGCCTTTCTAATTGCTGAAGAAACGACCCTACGAGACCTGCGAGAGGCTCTCGATTTGACACAACAGCAGGTAGCTTCATCTCTTCATATTAGCCAAGATGGCGTATCTCGCTTGGAGAGACGCACGGATTTCTTAATCTCGACACTTCGCAACTTTGTTAAAGCCATGGGCGGTCAACTCCATGTTGTCGCAAATTTCCCCAACCGCCCTCCGGTTGAATTGTCCGGTTTCGCTAACATGAAGATTGCTCACCGCAAGCGAAGAGAGGAAGACGCACGGGAATAA
- a CDS encoding type II toxin-antitoxin system RelE/ParE family toxin yields the protein MSWEVIFDDTFEQEFDDLLESVQDELFAQTKVLKEFGPTLGRPRVDTLKGSRHPNMKELRFNVDNGVWRVAFAFDPKRQAILLVCGDKAGTSERKFYKQLIRKADTRFDAHLMQFQEQKIKGEIKWLKHWQKK from the coding sequence ATGTCTTGGGAAGTCATATTCGATGATACATTCGAACAGGAATTTGATGACCTATTGGAGTCAGTCCAAGACGAACTATTTGCGCAAACGAAGGTTCTGAAAGAATTTGGACCCACACTGGGTAGGCCACGTGTGGACACATTAAAAGGATCGCGACATCCGAACATGAAAGAGCTAAGATTTAATGTGGATAATGGTGTCTGGCGAGTGGCTTTTGCATTCGATCCCAAACGACAGGCTATCTTGCTTGTCTGCGGTGATAAAGCCGGAACTAGCGAGAGAAAATTTTACAAACAGTTGATCCGTAAAGCCGACACGCGATTTGACGCGCATCTGATGCAGTTTCAAGAGCAGAAGATAAAAGGAGAAATAAAATGGCTAAAACATTGGCAGAAAAAATGA
- a CDS encoding site-specific integrase, with amino-acid sequence MNKFEEQGRVRFLDYDEETALMAELSEPLRTMVLSGIHTGLRLKSEALKLTWGDLSLERGTVTVDAAYAKNKETRTVKLNSTIRAALSQKKRGGCDDYVFGKPDGGHYTSIRTAFNNAVDRAKLEGVTVHVLRHTFASRLVMAGVDLPTVQKLGCWKTLDMVLRYAHLSPSHLDAAVEKIAKNSTTLSTTHTKEAPADVAINA; translated from the coding sequence GTGAATAAGTTCGAAGAGCAAGGCCGCGTCCGGTTCCTCGATTATGACGAAGAGACGGCGCTCATGGCCGAGCTATCGGAGCCGCTTAGAACCATGGTGCTGTCAGGAATCCATACGGGCTTGAGACTGAAGTCCGAGGCGCTGAAACTGACGTGGGGCGACCTGAGTCTGGAGCGTGGGACGGTGACGGTTGACGCGGCTTACGCCAAGAACAAAGAGACAAGGACCGTGAAGCTCAACTCGACGATCCGCGCGGCGCTTTCCCAAAAGAAGCGCGGCGGGTGCGATGACTACGTATTCGGCAAGCCGGACGGCGGACACTACACGTCAATCAGAACGGCTTTCAACAATGCGGTGGACCGTGCTAAATTAGAAGGCGTGACGGTTCACGTCCTACGACATACTTTCGCGAGCCGTTTGGTAATGGCGGGAGTTGATCTTCCGACCGTGCAAAAGCTTGGCTGCTGGAAAACACTGGACATGGTTCTTCGGTATGCGCATCTTAGTCCGAGTCACTTGGACGCAGCGGTTGAAAAAATCGCGAAGAATTCCACAACGCTATCTACAACGCATACAAAAGAGGCGCCCGCAGACGTTGCCATAAATGCTTGA
- a CDS encoding sugar phosphate nucleotidyltransferase, whose product MKIANIPGYSSSLWGIVLAAGDGKRLEPMVHSLRGDALPKQFVNFTGTCSMLEHTFDRAEKLVSRERLLVVVSRDHLKYPEVREQLAERMKNTVIVQPENKGTVPGLLLPLLHIYRRDPLATVAVFPADHFILEEDRFVNYVYLACRTVEREPYRLVLLGVEPERPEAEYGYILPGEEPDALRGFGPRRVAAFIEKPAPEESRMLLERGALWNMMVMIFKAFTVFNLTARLAPSLHAEFERLGEAIGTREERRKVAEVYRRIEPLNFSTGLLEPLPKTAPNSLLTIPLQGVLWSDLGSPRRLASVLTRPDTLGRARGVSTPPPWAHRKDISRPTTRTKRDRITLQMR is encoded by the coding sequence ATGAAAATCGCGAACATTCCAGGCTACTCCTCATCGCTTTGGGGCATCGTGCTCGCAGCCGGCGACGGCAAGCGGCTGGAGCCGATGGTCCACAGTCTCAGGGGGGATGCTCTGCCGAAACAATTCGTCAACTTTACCGGCACGTGTTCGATGCTGGAGCACACGTTCGACCGTGCGGAAAAACTGGTTTCCAGAGAGCGGCTCCTGGTCGTCGTGAGCCGCGACCACCTGAAATATCCCGAGGTCAGAGAGCAGCTCGCCGAGCGGATGAAAAATACCGTAATCGTCCAGCCGGAGAACAAAGGCACCGTGCCCGGACTGCTTTTGCCCTTGCTGCACATCTACCGGCGCGACCCCTTGGCGACGGTGGCGGTATTTCCCGCCGATCATTTTATTTTGGAAGAGGACAGATTTGTCAATTACGTTTACTTAGCCTGCCGGACGGTGGAACGAGAGCCGTATCGTTTAGTCCTGTTGGGAGTCGAGCCCGAACGGCCGGAGGCGGAGTACGGATATATTTTACCCGGTGAAGAGCCGGACGCGCTCCGCGGATTTGGACCGCGGCGAGTTGCAGCCTTTATCGAGAAGCCCGCGCCTGAGGAGTCGCGCATGCTACTCGAGCGCGGCGCTTTGTGGAACATGATGGTGATGATCTTCAAGGCCTTTACCGTGTTCAATCTAACGGCGCGTCTGGCGCCGTCGCTTCACGCCGAATTCGAGCGCCTCGGGGAAGCGATCGGCACCCGAGAGGAGAGACGGAAGGTGGCGGAAGTGTATCGTCGGATAGAGCCGCTAAACTTTTCGACGGGACTCTTGGAACCCTTGCCGAAGACGGCGCCCAATTCTCTTCTGACCATCCCGCTTCAAGGCGTTCTGTGGAGCGATTTGGGATCGCCGCGGCGGCTGGCGAGCGTGCTGACGAGACCGGATACCCTCGGGCGGGCGCGCGGCGTATCGACGCCGCCTCCTTGGGCGCATCGGAAGGATATTTCCCGCCCAACGACAAGAACAAAAAGAGACCGAATCACCCTTCAGATGAGGTAG
- a CDS encoding phage holin family protein yields the protein MMLIVHWLLSALSLLLVAHLVPGFQVRGFGTALIAAVVIGLVNATLGFVLKILTLPLTIVTFGSFLLVINAIMLKLAAALVPGFEVYGFLPALLGAIILSVISLVLRSLVI from the coding sequence ATGATGCTGATCGTACACTGGCTCTTGAGCGCCCTCAGCCTGCTGCTCGTCGCCCACCTCGTGCCCGGTTTTCAGGTTCGGGGATTCGGCACGGCGCTGATCGCCGCCGTCGTCATCGGACTCGTCAACGCGACGTTGGGATTCGTTCTGAAAATCCTGACACTGCCGCTGACCATCGTCACCTTCGGCTCGTTCCTGCTAGTGATCAACGCGATCATGCTGAAGCTTGCGGCCGCCTTGGTTCCGGGCTTTGAGGTTTATGGGTTTCTCCCCGCTTTGCTTGGCGCGATTATCTTGAGCGTGATCAGCTTGGTCTTACGTTCTCTGGTTATTTAG
- a CDS encoding response regulator transcription factor, translating into MSEKPAALIIDDEVQIRRLLRVVLEAEDYRVMESESGRQGLSDVALRRPDVVLLDLGLPYMDGMAVLKRLREWSRVPVLILSVRDGPEDKVAALDAGADDYVTKPFESAELLARLRAIQRRSPSSSEDAYFQAGYLAIDFNSRTVSVKGEEIKLTATEYALLKILAQHAGKVVTHKQLLREVWGPNAEEQSQYLRVYMTHLRKKIEIPDAREKLLRTESGIGYRLVLPAGKKP; encoded by the coding sequence GTGAGCGAAAAACCTGCCGCTCTCATTATCGACGACGAAGTGCAGATTCGCCGATTGCTCCGCGTCGTGCTGGAAGCGGAAGACTATCGCGTGATGGAATCCGAGAGCGGACGGCAGGGACTTTCGGACGTGGCGCTCCGGAGGCCCGACGTCGTTCTGCTCGATCTCGGCTTGCCATACATGGACGGAATGGCGGTTCTAAAACGCCTGCGCGAGTGGAGCCGCGTTCCGGTCCTTATCCTCTCCGTAAGAGATGGACCGGAGGATAAAGTCGCCGCGCTGGACGCGGGCGCGGACGACTACGTCACCAAGCCGTTCGAGTCGGCCGAACTTTTGGCGCGCCTCCGCGCGATCCAGCGGCGCTCGCCTTCGAGTTCCGAGGACGCTTATTTTCAAGCCGGTTATCTTGCCATCGACTTCAACAGCCGTACCGTAAGCGTCAAGGGAGAAGAGATAAAGCTTACGGCGACGGAATACGCGCTGCTTAAAATCCTTGCGCAGCACGCCGGCAAGGTCGTCACGCACAAGCAATTGTTGCGGGAAGTCTGGGGGCCGAACGCCGAGGAACAATCGCAGTATCTGCGCGTCTACATGACGCACTTGCGGAAGAAAATCGAAATTCCCGACGCGCGCGAGAAACTTTTGAGGACGGAAAGCGGGATCGGCTACCGGCTGGTCTTGCCAGCCGGGAAAAAACCGTGA